DNA from Agarilytica rhodophyticola:
ATGGAATATATAGAGTCAGCGTAAGATATCAACATGCTAATGGTGAAGTAGAGGTTCTCGAATACGATAGAGTTATCGTATGTACCGGATTTCAGCTTGACTCTTCAATTTTTGGAGATAGTTGTCAACCAGAGCGATGCGTGGATGACCGCTTCCCAAAACTTAATGCGGACTGGGAGTCTAGTAATATCTCAAACTTGTATTTTGCAGGCACTTTAATGCAAGGACATTTCTATAAAAAGACAACATCGGGTTTTATCCATGGGTTTAGATATAATGTAAAATCTCTATTTCATATATTATTATATAAAAATCAAAATAAGAATCTACCATCATCTATATTTAATGCTACAACACAAAATATCACGGATCACTTAGTAGAGCGGATCAATCGTTCATCTGCTTTGTGGCAACAATTCGGTTATCTAACGGATATTATCGATGTAGGAAATGAAAGTGCAACATATTTTTATGAATTACCCAAGGATTATAGAGAACAAATATCTCAACAAAATACATTTACCCTCTCACTAGAGTTTGGTACTAAACAGAAAGATGTCTTTAATATAGACCGCGATCCAAATCCAGAAAAAGCCGACGAATCCTTTTTCTTACACCCAGTAATAAGATTCTATAGAGATTCCAAACTAATCGACACCCTTCACTTAGTAGAGGACCTCTATGGTGAATGGAAACACCAAGAAAGGCATATTGACTTCCTCTATAGGTTTGTCGATAAACATAACACATTCAATCACACGGTGACAAAAGCAGTATAAGAAATACATGCTACTTAACTACAGGAGCAAGATGATGGATTTAACAAACTATTCTAAGCATGGCATCACCGGCAATACTATTGTAACAAGAGGAGAAATTCCTGGTATATCAGAAATGCAGGTGGAAGGAGAAGTTCGTAACTTA
Protein-coding regions in this window:
- a CDS encoding NAD(P)-binding domain-containing protein codes for the protein MAGTFDYIIVGAGPAGLQLAYHMQQENVNYLVIEKGETAGTSFKSYPRHGKLISINKVHTGYDDQEINLRWDWNSILCNDESFRFSKFSSSYFPDAKDLVTYLNEYASSFGLNINYNQAVKNITKESEIFTLHIDNSDEEYKCKNLIIASGVAKPYIPNIPGIELTDNYTQVSVNKEEFINKRVLVLGKGNSAFETADHLIDSASLIHVCSPNNVKLAWQTHYVGNLRAVNNNFLDTYQLKSQNAILDADIDKIEVKDGIYRVSVRYQHANGEVEVLEYDRVIVCTGFQLDSSIFGDSCQPERCVDDRFPKLNADWESSNISNLYFAGTLMQGHFYKKTTSGFIHGFRYNVKSLFHILLYKNQNKNLPSSIFNATTQNITDHLVERINRSSALWQQFGYLTDIIDVGNESATYFYELPKDYREQISQQNTFTLSLEFGTKQKDVFNIDRDPNPEKADESFFLHPVIRFYRDSKLIDTLHLVEDLYGEWKHQERHIDFLYRFVDKHNTFNHTVTKAV